In Kineosporia sp. NBRC 101731, the following proteins share a genomic window:
- a CDS encoding ABC transporter ATP-binding protein, translated as MSPQVQETPRRWGLFEAPDRPSSRLHLRVDPAWSPTRLSMAIIASVWPYALSGFSLLMVYNVANVLLPVAVGKLIDHVVAPAVAGMDADRITGPAITWSAAIAGVYILINVGYRLGGRAGWYGVQRAQYELSQLTLARLLDERDLGASSQPPGRLLSLATSDARKACQSVYVVVYPPAEVVGLVVAAGVLITVHPALGIGVLLALPVSLVAMHFLAAPMRRRSEAEQEGVADAAAAAADLVSGYRVIRGLHAQGTAGTRYRTVSQGALRSAIAAREAEAGFRSAAIVVGYLFAAAVTTAAALLAFDGRISVGEFVTVSSIALTLIDPLHSLIGTLGELLAMSHASAKRLLALLSTSLPPSAEEPVDAEVPVDAVGPVDAVGPVDRIDPVNSYVTMVFDQVSLTESVTLSGRVGPGEFVVLDLPPTARAALGDILTLRSVPASGRVTLAGLPLAQLSPQQRAAILVPPHAPALLPGTVLDNVRATGDEPLTLEAALTALQVAALNDAELPEGYRTTADYGGRQLSGGQRQRIALARAIAAEPALLVLDDPTSSVDAVTEQSIAAALRAHRTGRATLVLTSAPAFRAVADRVLSHQTHQPELILDV; from the coding sequence GTGTCGCCGCAGGTGCAGGAGACACCGCGCCGCTGGGGCCTGTTCGAGGCCCCGGACCGACCCAGCTCCCGGCTGCACCTGCGGGTGGACCCGGCCTGGTCGCCGACCCGGCTCTCCATGGCGATCATCGCCTCGGTGTGGCCCTACGCCCTGAGCGGTTTCTCGCTGCTGATGGTGTACAACGTGGCGAACGTGCTGCTGCCGGTCGCCGTGGGCAAGCTGATCGACCACGTCGTCGCCCCGGCCGTGGCCGGGATGGACGCCGACCGGATCACCGGCCCGGCGATCACCTGGTCGGCGGCGATCGCCGGGGTGTACATCCTGATCAACGTCGGCTACCGGCTCGGCGGACGGGCCGGGTGGTACGGGGTTCAGCGCGCCCAGTACGAGCTGTCCCAGCTGACCCTGGCCCGCCTGCTCGACGAGCGGGACCTGGGTGCCTCGTCCCAGCCGCCGGGACGTCTTCTGTCCCTGGCCACCTCGGACGCCCGCAAGGCGTGCCAGTCGGTGTACGTCGTGGTCTATCCACCCGCCGAGGTGGTCGGGCTCGTGGTCGCCGCCGGCGTCCTGATCACGGTGCATCCGGCCCTCGGCATCGGGGTCCTGCTCGCCCTGCCGGTATCCCTGGTCGCCATGCACTTCCTGGCCGCACCGATGCGTCGGCGCAGCGAGGCCGAACAGGAAGGCGTGGCCGACGCCGCCGCCGCGGCCGCCGACCTGGTCTCGGGATATCGCGTCATCCGGGGTCTGCACGCCCAGGGGACGGCCGGCACCCGGTACCGGACGGTCAGTCAGGGGGCGCTGCGGTCGGCGATCGCCGCCCGTGAGGCGGAAGCGGGATTCCGCAGTGCCGCCATCGTCGTCGGCTACCTGTTCGCCGCGGCCGTGACCACCGCCGCCGCACTGCTCGCATTCGACGGGCGTATCTCCGTCGGGGAGTTCGTCACCGTCTCCTCCATCGCCCTGACCCTGATCGATCCCCTCCACTCGCTGATCGGGACGCTGGGCGAGCTCCTGGCGATGTCCCACGCCTCCGCCAAGCGGCTGCTGGCGCTCCTGTCGACCTCGCTGCCGCCCTCGGCCGAGGAGCCGGTGGACGCCGAGGTGCCGGTGGACGCGGTCGGTCCCGTTGATGCGGTCGGCCCGGTGGATCGGATTGATCCGGTGAATTCCTACGTGACAATGGTTTTCGACCAGGTTAGCCTGACCGAGTCCGTGACGCTGTCCGGCCGGGTGGGACCGGGCGAGTTCGTCGTCCTCGATCTTCCCCCGACCGCACGAGCCGCACTGGGCGACATCCTCACCCTGCGCTCGGTCCCCGCATCGGGCCGGGTCACCCTGGCCGGCCTGCCTCTGGCCCAGCTCAGCCCGCAGCAGCGGGCGGCGATCCTCGTGCCCCCGCACGCGCCGGCGCTGCTGCCGGGCACCGTGCTGGACAACGTGCGCGCCACCGGCGACGAACCCCTCACCCTCGAGGCGGCGCTGACTGCCCTGCAGGTCGCCGCCCTCAACGACGCGGAACTGCCCGAGGGGTACCGGACCACCGCCGACTACGGAGGCCGGCAACTGTCCGGGGGACAACGCCAGCGCATCGCGCTGGCCCGGGCGATCGCCGCCGAGCCCGCCCTGCTCGTCCTCGACGACCCCACCTCCTCCGTCGACGCGGTCACCGAGCAGTCCATCGCCGCCGCCCTGCGCGCCCACCGCACCGGCCGGGCCACGCTCGTCCTCACCTCCGCCCCCGCGTTCCGGGCCGTGGCCGACCGGGTGCTCTCCCACCAGACCCACCAGCCGGAGTTGATCCTCGATGTCTGA
- a CDS encoding ABC transporter ATP-binding protein, which produces MTNTPEHDARGVHEPAATQDPAGHRLLVQDATIGYDRRIISQHLSVAVPDESFTAIIGPNGCGKSTLLRTLARVLRPSQGTVLLDGKAISSYKSKEVARRLGLLPQTSLAPDGIRVADLVARGRAPYQSLIQQWRTEDESAVAQALSATHLSDLSGRLVDELSGGQRQRVWVAMLLAQDTPIMLLDEPTTFLDIAHQYELMELFRTLHDEGKTVVTVLHDLNQAARYADHLIVMRDGQIVTSGTPDEVITPDLVEQVFGLRALVVPDPVTGTPSVIPLDPRRTAVRPVEPAPLTPGENPDQNDQLTAPQQKDVR; this is translated from the coding sequence ATGACCAACACCCCCGAACACGATGCCCGCGGCGTGCACGAACCGGCGGCCACGCAAGACCCGGCCGGTCATCGCCTCCTCGTGCAGGACGCGACGATCGGCTACGACCGGCGCATCATCTCGCAGCACCTGTCGGTCGCCGTGCCCGACGAGTCGTTCACCGCGATCATCGGCCCCAACGGCTGCGGGAAGTCCACACTGCTGCGGACCCTGGCCCGGGTCCTGCGCCCCAGCCAGGGAACGGTACTGCTGGACGGCAAGGCCATCAGCAGCTACAAGTCCAAAGAGGTCGCGCGCCGCCTGGGCCTGCTGCCGCAGACCTCGCTGGCCCCGGACGGCATCCGGGTCGCCGACCTGGTCGCCCGCGGCCGGGCCCCCTATCAGAGCCTGATCCAGCAGTGGCGTACCGAGGACGAGAGCGCTGTCGCCCAGGCGCTGTCGGCCACGCACCTGAGCGACCTGTCCGGCCGGCTGGTGGACGAACTGTCCGGAGGCCAGCGTCAGCGGGTCTGGGTGGCGATGCTCCTGGCCCAGGACACCCCGATCATGCTGCTGGACGAGCCGACCACCTTCCTCGACATCGCCCACCAGTACGAGCTGATGGAGTTGTTCCGCACCCTGCACGACGAGGGCAAGACCGTCGTCACCGTGCTGCACGACCTGAACCAGGCCGCTCGCTACGCCGACCACCTGATCGTGATGCGCGACGGGCAGATCGTCACCTCCGGGACACCGGACGAGGTCATCACCCCCGACCTGGTCGAGCAGGTCTTCGGCCTGCGCGCCCTGGTCGTGCCCGACCCGGTCACCGGGACACCGTCGGTGATCCCCCTCGACCCCCGCCGGACAGCCGTCCGCCCGGTGGAACCAGCACCACTCACCCCCGGCGAGAACCCCGACCAGAACGACCAACTGACCGCCCCACAGCAGAAGGACGTGCGATGA
- a CDS encoding ABC transporter ATP-binding protein, with product MSEPLPVVSGRVVATHLWRLLEGRRLQAAGILALFIAEAAIGLVFPLVIGNLVDTVSDTGRSGVTASFWWQVALLAAAAAAAAALALASAFALARVAETLIADLREQYVTAALALPRATVEDAGIGDVVTRASDDVSQVSESLPDIVPQVALSVFALALAGGALATLSPWFLAAFALTVPFYVLAVRWYLPIAPGVYLSERTAQSARAQDVLGTLTQLPTITAHRLQRRQLARIENNSWQVVRWAMRTRIVQNRLYGRLNVAEAVGLFAVLGVGVWLALRGETTTGQVTSAALLFLRAAAPIEGLLFVMDELQSCLTALARIVGVIETRSPEPSNPPATTGSAAVVDLDDVHFSYRSGRPALTAISARIGAGTHLAVVGSTGSGKSTLASLIGGVHRPGAGTITHQLPPEQVVTVTQETHVFSGTVRDNLTLAVPGATDEQVLAAVETVGAGHVIALLPDGLDTEVGDGGHDLTPAHAQHLALARLVLADPALVILDEATAEADSADADRLDRATSAVIAGRAALVIAHRLSQARSADRILVLEAGRLVESGAHDDLVAAGGRYASLWNAWENGRAAGPSAPPPSEDRFS from the coding sequence ATGTCTGAGCCCCTTCCGGTCGTCTCCGGCCGCGTGGTCGCCACCCATCTGTGGCGCCTGCTGGAGGGCCGGCGTCTGCAGGCCGCGGGCATCCTGGCGTTGTTCATCGCCGAGGCGGCCATCGGCCTGGTGTTCCCCCTGGTGATCGGCAACCTGGTGGACACCGTGAGCGACACCGGGCGCAGCGGCGTCACGGCCTCGTTCTGGTGGCAGGTCGCGCTGCTGGCAGCCGCCGCCGCAGCCGCCGCGGCCCTGGCCCTGGCCTCCGCGTTCGCCCTCGCCCGCGTGGCCGAGACCCTCATCGCCGACCTGCGCGAGCAGTACGTGACGGCGGCTCTGGCCCTGCCACGGGCCACGGTCGAGGACGCCGGCATCGGCGACGTGGTCACCCGGGCCTCCGACGACGTCAGCCAGGTCTCGGAGTCCCTGCCCGACATCGTTCCCCAGGTGGCCCTGTCCGTCTTCGCCCTGGCCCTGGCCGGTGGCGCCCTCGCCACGCTGAGCCCCTGGTTCCTGGCCGCCTTCGCCCTCACCGTCCCCTTCTACGTGCTCGCGGTCCGCTGGTACCTGCCGATCGCCCCCGGGGTCTACCTGTCCGAGCGCACGGCCCAGTCGGCCCGCGCCCAGGACGTTCTGGGCACCCTCACCCAGCTGCCGACGATCACGGCCCACCGGCTCCAGCGCCGGCAGCTGGCCCGGATCGAGAACAACAGCTGGCAGGTCGTGCGGTGGGCGATGCGCACCCGGATCGTGCAGAACCGGCTCTACGGGCGGCTCAACGTGGCCGAGGCCGTCGGCCTGTTCGCCGTGCTCGGGGTCGGCGTGTGGCTCGCGCTGCGTGGTGAGACCACGACCGGGCAGGTCACCTCGGCGGCCCTGCTCTTCCTGCGCGCGGCCGCCCCGATCGAGGGCCTGCTGTTCGTGATGGACGAACTCCAGTCCTGTCTCACCGCCCTCGCGCGCATCGTCGGGGTGATCGAGACCCGCTCGCCAGAGCCGTCGAACCCTCCTGCCACGACCGGCTCGGCGGCTGTCGTGGACCTCGACGACGTGCATTTCTCCTACCGGAGCGGACGTCCCGCGCTCACCGCGATCAGCGCCCGGATCGGCGCCGGGACGCACCTGGCGGTGGTCGGCTCGACCGGCTCGGGCAAGTCCACCCTGGCCTCCCTGATCGGCGGGGTGCACCGCCCCGGGGCCGGGACGATCACCCACCAGCTGCCACCCGAGCAGGTCGTGACCGTCACCCAGGAGACCCACGTCTTCTCGGGCACCGTGCGCGACAACCTGACGCTGGCAGTTCCCGGGGCGACCGACGAGCAGGTGCTCGCCGCGGTGGAGACGGTGGGCGCCGGGCATGTCATCGCCCTGCTGCCCGACGGACTCGACACCGAGGTGGGCGACGGCGGGCACGACCTGACCCCCGCGCACGCCCAGCATCTGGCTCTGGCCCGGCTCGTGCTGGCCGACCCCGCCCTGGTGATCCTGGACGAGGCCACCGCCGAGGCCGACAGCGCCGATGCCGACCGCCTGGACCGGGCCACGAGCGCCGTGATCGCCGGCCGCGCGGCACTGGTCATCGCCCACCGCCTCTCCCAGGCCCGCTCCGCTGACCGGATCCTCGTGCTCGAGGCCGGTCGGCTGGTCGAGTCCGGGGCCCACGACGACCTGGTCGCCGCCGGCGGCCGGTACGCGAGCCTCTGGAACGCGTGGGAAAACGGAAGGGCGGCAGGGCCTTCGGCCCCACCGCCCTCAGAGGACAGATTTAGCTGA
- a CDS encoding iron chelate uptake ABC transporter family permease subunit — MTTTRTAPGLDFGYRTLTVRLPWFSRRAGLRLVMVSSALFAAAFLGAILALTIGDFPLTIGEVVAALTGGGESFPRTIVLEWRLPIAVSAVLFGALLGLSGAVFQSLTRNPLGSPDVIGFDSGAYTAVVITMLLIGSGSYWSIAAASTAGGLATASVVYLLAYRQGIQGFRLIIVGIGVSAMLGSVNAYLISRASLDDAMAVGFWSAGSISRVTWSSLAPSLILTVLIVGATALLSPALQRLELGDDAAVTLGTRPTPARLGLMVTAVTAVAVVTAAAGPIGFIALTAPQLARRLTRSAGVSLLAAAGMGAALLVCAHVASLLIAQAYRPIPVGLITVCLGGLYLIWLLIRETRRQYGTVR; from the coding sequence GTGACGACGACCCGAACGGCGCCAGGCCTGGACTTTGGCTACCGAACCCTCACCGTGCGCCTGCCGTGGTTCTCCCGGCGCGCCGGGCTGCGGCTCGTGATGGTGTCGTCGGCCCTCTTCGCGGCGGCTTTCCTGGGCGCGATCCTGGCCCTCACCATCGGCGACTTCCCCCTCACCATAGGAGAAGTCGTCGCAGCGCTCACCGGCGGGGGCGAGTCCTTCCCCCGCACGATCGTGCTGGAATGGCGATTGCCCATCGCGGTCTCCGCCGTCCTGTTCGGAGCCCTGCTGGGCCTGAGCGGCGCGGTCTTCCAGTCCCTGACCCGTAATCCGCTGGGCTCCCCGGACGTGATCGGCTTCGACTCCGGTGCCTACACCGCCGTGGTCATCACCATGCTTCTCATCGGCTCGGGCAGCTACTGGTCCATCGCGGCCGCCTCGACCGCCGGGGGCCTGGCCACCGCCTCGGTGGTGTACCTCCTGGCCTACCGCCAGGGCATCCAGGGATTCCGGCTGATCATTGTCGGCATCGGGGTCTCGGCCATGCTCGGGTCGGTCAACGCGTACCTGATCTCACGGGCCAGCCTCGACGACGCGATGGCGGTCGGGTTCTGGAGCGCCGGGTCCATCTCCCGGGTCACCTGGTCCAGTCTGGCTCCCTCGCTGATCCTGACCGTGCTGATCGTCGGCGCCACGGCCCTGCTGTCCCCGGCACTGCAGCGCCTGGAACTGGGGGACGACGCCGCCGTCACGCTCGGCACCCGCCCGACCCCGGCCCGCCTGGGCCTGATGGTCACCGCGGTGACGGCCGTCGCAGTGGTCACCGCGGCCGCCGGGCCGATCGGCTTCATCGCCCTCACCGCACCGCAACTGGCCCGCCGTCTGACGCGATCGGCCGGGGTCAGCCTCCTGGCCGCGGCCGGGATGGGCGCCGCCCTGCTGGTCTGCGCGCACGTGGCCTCCCTGCTCATCGCGCAGGCGTACCGGCCGATCCCCGTGGGGTTGATCACGGTCTGCCTCGGCGGGCTGTACCTGATCTGGCTGCTGATCCGAGAGACCCGCCGACAGTACGGAACCGTGCGATGA
- a CDS encoding sugar phosphate isomerase/epimerase, whose amino-acid sequence MTGETVKTSMATLSIGGSLEEKIEAIAGAGFDGLELLDDDLRRSRMSPAECAARCADHGLTIDAYQPFRRAEGVPAEEFIDVLARFRSELEVMSALGVTSILVVSNTDADAIASRDQSVTQLAALADTAAEQGVTVMFEALAWGTHIRSLTDARDTVRQVGLPHLHLVVDTFHLLAGGEGAQALSDLPGESVGLVQLADAPWLDLDLKSWSRGHRCFPGQGDLDLLPPVAALICGGYAGPLSLEIFNPGYRTRPASVVAREGAHSLRQFIAELSERTGANATTRL is encoded by the coding sequence ATGACAGGGGAAACCGTGAAGACCAGCATGGCGACGCTCTCGATCGGGGGTTCCCTGGAAGAAAAGATCGAAGCGATCGCCGGCGCCGGGTTCGACGGCCTGGAACTACTGGACGACGATCTGCGCCGCTCCCGGATGTCCCCCGCCGAATGTGCGGCCCGGTGCGCCGACCACGGCCTCACCATCGACGCCTACCAGCCCTTCCGACGGGCCGAAGGAGTACCGGCCGAGGAGTTCATCGACGTACTGGCCCGGTTCCGCAGCGAACTCGAGGTAATGAGCGCGCTCGGGGTCACCTCGATCCTCGTGGTCTCCAACACCGACGCCGACGCCATCGCCAGCCGCGACCAGTCGGTGACCCAGCTGGCCGCACTCGCCGACACCGCCGCCGAGCAGGGCGTGACGGTGATGTTCGAGGCGCTGGCCTGGGGTACCCACATCCGCAGTCTCACCGATGCCCGGGACACGGTGCGCCAGGTTGGCCTCCCCCATCTTCATCTGGTGGTGGACACCTTTCACCTGCTTGCCGGGGGCGAGGGCGCACAGGCCCTGAGCGACCTGCCGGGTGAATCCGTCGGCCTGGTCCAGCTGGCCGACGCCCCCTGGCTGGACCTGGATCTGAAGAGCTGGAGCCGGGGCCACCGTTGCTTCCCGGGGCAGGGTGACCTCGACCTTCTGCCCCCGGTCGCCGCACTGATCTGCGGCGGATATGCCGGCCCTCTGTCGCTGGAGATCTTCAACCCCGGCTACCGCACGCGTCCTGCGTCGGTGGTGGCCCGCGAAGGCGCCCACTCCCTCCGGCAGTTCATCGCCGAACTGAGCGAACGCACGGGAGCCAACGCGACCACCCGGCTCTGA
- a CDS encoding siderophore-interacting protein, with protein sequence MTAREFGAFTGRNLTGKLQFSWMAKIDSRDVTVVRFEDLTPRYRRVVLGGESLADFPWADFSAPDHVKVFFPHPESGELVSSRETEDGWVVLGGSTDPIHRDYTVRAFDPDRHELTLDFVVHDHGIAGRWVRNVQVGDPLVLNGPSANWLLPENFSHYLALGDEPALPAVARIIEEAPAGSRVTALIEVEDAQDEQELTGKADVDVRWIHRSTAPVGEGDLSPLETALRALELPADKSTLFVFAAGETNNIKPIRRYLRREAGLPKEQLIVDGYWKRGVVNFDHHDNELDED encoded by the coding sequence ATGACCGCCCGCGAGTTCGGAGCCTTCACCGGCCGTAACCTGACCGGAAAACTGCAGTTCAGCTGGATGGCCAAGATCGACAGCCGGGACGTGACCGTGGTCCGGTTCGAAGACCTCACGCCCCGCTACCGCCGCGTCGTGCTGGGCGGCGAATCCCTCGCCGACTTCCCCTGGGCCGACTTCTCCGCGCCCGACCACGTCAAAGTGTTCTTCCCGCACCCCGAGTCGGGCGAGCTGGTGTCCTCCCGGGAGACCGAGGACGGCTGGGTCGTCCTCGGTGGCAGCACCGACCCGATCCACCGCGACTACACCGTGCGCGCCTTCGACCCCGACCGTCACGAACTGACGCTCGACTTCGTCGTCCACGATCACGGCATCGCCGGACGGTGGGTGCGCAACGTCCAGGTGGGCGACCCCCTCGTGCTCAACGGCCCCAGCGCGAACTGGCTACTGCCGGAGAACTTCTCGCACTACCTGGCTCTGGGCGACGAGCCCGCCCTGCCCGCGGTCGCCCGGATCATCGAGGAGGCTCCGGCCGGTTCCCGCGTCACCGCCCTGATCGAGGTGGAGGACGCCCAGGACGAGCAGGAGCTGACCGGCAAGGCCGACGTGGACGTGCGGTGGATCCACCGCAGCACCGCCCCCGTGGGCGAGGGGGACCTCAGCCCGCTGGAGACGGCCCTGCGCGCCCTGGAACTACCCGCCGACAAGAGCACCCTGTTCGTGTTCGCGGCCGGAGAGACCAACAACATCAAGCCGATCCGCCGGTACCTGCGACGCGAGGCCGGTCTGCCCAAGGAGCAGCTGATCGTGGACGGGTACTGGAAGCGGGGCGTGGTCAACTTCGACCACCACGACAACGAGCTCGACGAAGACTGA
- a CDS encoding NAD(P)-binding domain-containing protein, with amino-acid sequence MRVCVVGAGPCGLTTVKQLLDEGHEVVCHDRNADLGGIWLREGDDGVKTKAFDNLLLTISMRLMAYSDFPFKGGRKFYTRQQYFDYLTDYANYFGLHQAIRFGSEVTDIQQVPEGYAVTALREGVTSTETFDAVAISSGPFKTPNRDIPALAGFTGEIVHSAEYRNAERFRGQRVLVVGLAESGADIVREVGDVAAQTTLAIRSYSYLLPRVVDDHRTTDSLTVRSHHFEMYDRATRRPVPYQTFWGRSRPAKALFGVVSVALGIPSAVAEDVRNLRERIQPGRRRIQPLNPLGESIEPNKMDLGTLENEENWELLDEWNRKSHPEGSWSPRRIFCKNVSFLPSIVSGKVVVNDAGLDRADGSTVHFQDGTQAEFDAVVLCTGYHRDLRLGDIDVEDGNVRNLYRHFLHPGHDGKVAYIGFVRPFSGGIPICAEMQARYFARVLSGELHPPQNLDEVIAQEKEWEEYWTALSPRHTESHPSQVLYLDALAQEVGCLPSMRSMISSPKFFKQIWFGAFNPSAYRIVGPHSLGEAALADLYSEPVEHRWFMCRKMSLLRFLPSSVHPKNE; translated from the coding sequence ATGCGGGTGTGCGTTGTGGGGGCGGGTCCCTGCGGCCTGACCACGGTCAAGCAGTTGCTCGACGAGGGCCACGAGGTCGTCTGCCACGATCGGAACGCCGACCTGGGCGGTATCTGGCTGCGCGAGGGCGACGACGGCGTCAAGACCAAGGCCTTCGACAACCTCCTGCTGACCATCTCCATGAGGCTCATGGCCTACTCGGACTTCCCGTTCAAGGGCGGCCGGAAGTTCTACACGCGGCAGCAGTACTTCGACTATCTGACCGACTACGCCAACTACTTCGGACTGCACCAGGCCATCCGCTTCGGGTCCGAGGTCACCGATATCCAGCAGGTGCCGGAAGGATATGCGGTCACGGCCCTGCGGGAGGGGGTGACATCCACCGAGACGTTCGACGCAGTGGCGATCAGCTCGGGCCCGTTCAAGACCCCGAACCGGGACATCCCGGCGCTGGCCGGCTTCACCGGAGAGATCGTCCACTCCGCGGAATACCGCAATGCCGAACGGTTTCGTGGCCAGCGCGTCCTGGTCGTCGGTCTGGCCGAGTCCGGAGCCGACATCGTCCGAGAGGTCGGCGACGTCGCCGCGCAGACCACTTTGGCCATCCGCTCATACAGCTACCTTCTGCCCCGAGTCGTGGACGACCACCGCACCACCGACAGTCTCACGGTGCGCTCGCACCATTTCGAAATGTACGACCGTGCCACCCGGCGACCGGTGCCCTACCAGACCTTCTGGGGCAGGAGCAGGCCGGCCAAGGCTTTGTTCGGGGTCGTGTCGGTGGCGCTGGGGATCCCCTCAGCCGTGGCCGAGGACGTGCGGAACCTGCGTGAGCGGATCCAGCCCGGACGACGCCGGATTCAGCCGCTGAACCCGCTCGGCGAGTCGATCGAACCCAACAAGATGGACCTGGGAACGCTCGAGAACGAGGAGAACTGGGAACTTCTCGATGAGTGGAACCGGAAGTCGCATCCGGAGGGTAGCTGGAGCCCGCGCCGCATCTTCTGCAAGAACGTCAGCTTCCTGCCCAGCATCGTCAGCGGGAAGGTGGTGGTGAACGATGCTGGTCTGGACCGCGCCGACGGATCGACCGTTCACTTCCAGGACGGCACCCAGGCCGAATTCGACGCAGTGGTGCTGTGTACCGGCTATCACCGGGACCTGAGGCTGGGTGACATCGACGTCGAGGACGGGAACGTGCGCAATCTCTACCGGCACTTCCTGCACCCGGGGCACGACGGCAAGGTTGCCTATATCGGCTTCGTGCGTCCCTTCTCGGGCGGTATCCCGATCTGTGCCGAGATGCAGGCCCGCTACTTCGCGCGGGTGCTCAGCGGTGAGCTGCACCCACCGCAGAACCTGGACGAAGTGATCGCGCAGGAGAAAGAGTGGGAGGAGTACTGGACTGCTCTGAGCCCACGGCACACGGAGTCTCATCCTTCGCAGGTTCTTTATCTCGATGCGCTGGCGCAGGAGGTCGGTTGCCTGCCGTCGATGCGCTCAATGATCTCCAGTCCCAAGTTCTTCAAGCAGATCTGGTTCGGGGCTTTCAACCCCTCGGCCTATCGGATCGTGGGGCCGCACAGTCTGGGCGAGGCTGCCCTTGCGGATCTGTACTCCGAGCCCGTGGAGCACCGTTGGTTCATGTGCCGCAAGATGTCGCTGCTGCGCTTCCTGCCGTCTTCGGTGCACCCCAAGAACGAATAG
- a CDS encoding iron chelate uptake ABC transporter family permease subunit, with protein MLQRRRALGLALIAAALVAICFLSLALGSNPLSFQQVWTGLKAHDSTEPSLIVWTLRVPRTLLGILTGAAFGVAGALIQALTRNPLADPGILGVNAGAGLAVTLGVGIFGITDISGYVWFAFAGAALATVLVYLIGSAGRGTVAPETLVLAGVALGAVLGGFATFLTLIDEQTFEAMRNWNLGSIAGTNSEDTLHVMPFIVVGLLIAIGLSGSLNSIALGDDLAASLGTRVQRTRVLGLIAVTLVAGAATALTGGIGFVGLMVPHVVRWFTGPDQRWIILYSALAAPVLVLAADVIGRVVARPEEVPVGIVTAVVGAPVLIALVRRRKASGL; from the coding sequence GTGCTTCAGCGACGGCGGGCGCTTGGGCTTGCCCTGATCGCCGCCGCCCTGGTCGCCATCTGCTTCCTCAGCCTGGCCCTGGGCTCCAATCCCCTCTCGTTCCAGCAGGTCTGGACCGGCCTGAAGGCCCACGACTCCACGGAGCCCTCGCTCATCGTGTGGACCCTGCGGGTGCCGCGCACGCTGCTGGGCATCCTGACCGGCGCTGCCTTCGGCGTGGCCGGCGCCCTGATCCAGGCCCTGACCCGCAACCCGCTGGCCGACCCCGGGATCCTCGGGGTCAACGCCGGCGCGGGCCTGGCGGTGACCCTGGGCGTCGGTATCTTCGGCATCACCGACATCTCCGGGTACGTATGGTTCGCCTTCGCCGGCGCCGCCCTGGCCACGGTTCTGGTGTACCTGATCGGCTCGGCCGGGCGCGGAACGGTCGCCCCGGAGACCCTGGTGCTGGCCGGTGTGGCGCTGGGAGCGGTCCTGGGGGGCTTCGCCACCTTTCTCACGCTGATCGACGAGCAGACCTTCGAAGCCATGCGGAACTGGAACCTGGGGTCGATCGCCGGCACCAACAGCGAGGACACCCTCCACGTCATGCCTTTCATCGTCGTGGGCCTGCTGATCGCGATCGGCCTGTCCGGCTCGCTGAACTCGATCGCCCTGGGCGACGACCTGGCCGCGTCCCTGGGAACCCGGGTCCAGCGCACCCGCGTGCTGGGACTGATCGCCGTCACCCTGGTGGCCGGCGCCGCGACGGCCCTGACCGGCGGCATCGGCTTCGTCGGGCTGATGGTGCCGCACGTGGTGCGCTGGTTCACCGGACCTGACCAGCGATGGATCATCCTGTACTCGGCCCTGGCCGCGCCCGTGCTGGTCCTGGCCGCCGACGTGATCGGACGAGTGGTGGCCCGCCCGGAAGAAGTACCGGTGGGCATCGTCACCGCCGTCGTCGGGGCCCCGGTCCTGATCGCCCTGGTACGGCGCCGGAAGGCGAGCGGGCTGTGA